One part of the Lachnospiraceae bacterium JLR.KK002 genome encodes these proteins:
- a CDS encoding FAD-dependent oxidoreductase has translation MPEMSKAVIPPHMGDKVPSEKILKLGRKITDVAKHKLKGLTVADPEYWGLAEIVTEEMADIALTMKVRHHYKIEELWKMNDVKEEEKEHFQEVLDEMSYIGLLEYDYGNNYDHYGSIPGPTDRRYCLPMFVPGSAELFNMEEGPEGNKRLREHPALASFFERMTFIPLDGITHMVPPGGAGIGMHVIPVEKAISMENGTIDLEHISYWLKKYEGHIGVGQCSCRVSRQILGEGCGDDEMNWCIGVGDFADYCRETGKGHDITYEEAMEIFRKAEDNGFVHQITNIDGENKIFGICNCNVNICNALRTSQLFNTPNMSRSAFTAKVEKEKCVACGKCVEYCPAGAVKLGQKLCKKNGKEVRYPKHELPDKLVWGKDKYDEDYRDNNRINCYKTGTAPCKAACPAHIAVQGYIRKAKEGKYQEALALIKKDNPFPAICGRVCNKRCEMACTRGTIDAPVAIDDIKKFIAEQDLHEETRYIPPVVIASNRLTQWEQKIAIIGAGPAGLSCAYYLATKGYKPTVFEKHARPGGMMTYGIPSYKLEKDVIEAEIDVIRALGVEIKCSVEVGKDVTLDELRREGYQAFYIAIGCQGGKIPPIPGNDAKGIDIAVNFLHHATEDQEQKLEGKVIVIGGGNVAIDCARTAYRFGGKDVEMFCLESRETMPASDEEIQETLEEEIKINNGWGPKEIVKDSGGKVQSVVFKKCTATLDEEGKFNPQYDEDELITVDCAQVIFAIGQGIEWGGLLDGSKVEFWHGNYPVADALTYQTAEPDIFVGGDVYTGPQFVIDAIEAGKNAAVSLHRYVHPGTSMTIGRNRRDFHELNKKNIKVEGYDTIGRQEAGMDEKIDHKHSFRDAHKTLTEEQVHLEAGRCLSCGVSIVDENKCIGCGVCTTKCEFDAIRLHRDHPECSKMSRSEDKFKEIGAYAAGKAFKSIFANKPAVKKAGKKTGRPGKTAEKRKTGRKQAHIK, from the coding sequence ATGCCGGAAATGAGCAAAGCGGTTATTCCGCCTCACATGGGAGACAAGGTACCCAGTGAAAAAATACTGAAACTTGGAAGAAAGATTACAGATGTGGCCAAACACAAACTGAAAGGACTGACGGTGGCCGACCCGGAATACTGGGGGCTGGCGGAAATCGTCACAGAGGAAATGGCGGACATTGCCCTGACCATGAAAGTCCGCCACCATTACAAAATTGAAGAACTCTGGAAAATGAACGATGTGAAGGAAGAGGAGAAAGAGCATTTCCAGGAAGTGCTGGATGAAATGAGTTATATCGGCCTTCTGGAATATGACTATGGCAATAACTACGACCATTACGGCTCCATTCCGGGGCCCACAGACCGCAGATACTGCCTGCCCATGTTTGTACCCGGTTCCGCAGAACTCTTTAATATGGAAGAAGGGCCGGAAGGCAACAAACGTCTCAGGGAACATCCGGCTCTGGCCAGCTTCTTTGAGCGCATGACCTTTATTCCTCTGGACGGGATTACCCACATGGTACCTCCGGGAGGCGCAGGTATCGGTATGCATGTTATTCCGGTGGAAAAAGCCATTTCCATGGAAAACGGCACCATTGACCTGGAGCATATCTCCTACTGGCTGAAAAAATATGAGGGCCATATCGGCGTGGGCCAGTGTTCCTGCCGCGTCAGCCGCCAGATACTGGGAGAAGGCTGCGGCGACGACGAGATGAACTGGTGTATCGGTGTGGGAGACTTTGCAGACTACTGCCGTGAGACAGGCAAAGGCCATGATATTACATACGAAGAAGCCATGGAAATTTTCCGCAAAGCCGAGGACAACGGATTCGTACATCAGATTACCAATATTGACGGAGAAAACAAAATTTTCGGAATCTGCAACTGTAATGTGAATATCTGCAACGCCCTGAGAACCTCCCAGTTGTTTAACACCCCAAATATGAGCCGCAGCGCATTTACCGCAAAGGTGGAAAAAGAAAAATGCGTGGCCTGCGGAAAATGTGTGGAATACTGTCCGGCAGGCGCAGTGAAGCTGGGACAGAAGCTCTGTAAGAAAAACGGGAAAGAAGTGCGTTATCCCAAACACGAATTGCCCGACAAACTGGTATGGGGCAAAGACAAATACGACGAAGATTACCGGGACAACAACCGGATTAACTGTTACAAAACAGGTACTGCGCCCTGTAAAGCAGCCTGTCCGGCCCATATTGCAGTACAGGGCTACATCCGCAAGGCAAAAGAGGGAAAATATCAGGAAGCACTGGCGCTGATTAAAAAAGACAACCCATTCCCGGCCATCTGCGGACGTGTCTGCAACAAACGATGCGAGATGGCATGTACCAGAGGCACCATTGACGCTCCGGTGGCCATTGACGATATTAAGAAATTCATTGCAGAACAGGATCTCCATGAAGAAACCAGATACATTCCTCCGGTGGTGATTGCCTCTAACCGCCTGACTCAGTGGGAGCAGAAAATTGCCATTATCGGAGCAGGCCCTGCCGGATTATCCTGCGCTTATTATCTGGCGACAAAAGGCTATAAGCCCACGGTATTTGAGAAACATGCAAGGCCGGGCGGAATGATGACCTACGGCATTCCTTCCTACAAACTGGAAAAAGACGTGATTGAAGCAGAAATTGACGTGATTCGTGCACTTGGCGTTGAGATAAAATGCAGCGTGGAAGTGGGCAAAGATGTAACATTGGATGAACTGCGCAGGGAAGGATACCAGGCATTCTACATCGCCATCGGCTGCCAGGGCGGCAAGATTCCGCCTATTCCCGGAAATGACGCGAAAGGCATTGACATTGCAGTGAACTTCCTCCATCATGCAACGGAAGACCAGGAGCAGAAGCTGGAGGGCAAAGTAATTGTGATTGGCGGCGGAAACGTAGCCATCGACTGTGCCAGAACCGCATACCGTTTCGGCGGAAAAGATGTGGAAATGTTCTGTCTGGAATCCAGAGAGACCATGCCCGCCTCCGATGAAGAGATTCAGGAAACACTGGAAGAAGAAATTAAAATCAACAACGGCTGGGGGCCGAAAGAGATTGTCAAAGATTCCGGCGGAAAGGTACAGTCCGTGGTATTTAAGAAATGTACCGCCACACTGGATGAAGAAGGAAAATTCAATCCTCAGTACGACGAAGACGAGCTGATAACCGTGGACTGTGCTCAGGTCATCTTTGCCATCGGACAGGGCATTGAATGGGGCGGTCTGCTGGACGGAAGCAAAGTGGAATTCTGGCATGGCAATTACCCGGTAGCGGATGCTCTGACGTATCAGACTGCAGAGCCCGATATTTTCGTGGGCGGAGATGTATATACAGGGCCTCAGTTTGTCATTGACGCCATTGAAGCCGGCAAGAATGCGGCCGTATCCCTGCACCGTTATGTACATCCGGGCACCAGCATGACCATTGGCCGGAACCGCCGGGATTTCCATGAACTGAACAAGAAGAATATTAAGGTGGAAGGTTATGACACCATCGGACGTCAGGAAGCAGGCATGGATGAAAAGATTGACCATAAACATTCCTTCCGGGATGCCCATAAGACACTGACGGAAGAACAGGTACATCTGGAAGCAGGACGCTGCTTAAGCTGCGGCGTGTCCATTGTGGATGAGAACAAGTGTATTGGCTGCGGCGTATGTACC
- a CDS encoding 2-hydroxyacyl-CoA dehydratase family protein has product MGRKIGSERLGDLYRPGKKVRRRREWRGVKDTLYDYSRWLHTMGVLGKFMLNKNNVKAFFRYRWMLNYLAVPMMVDRHTAGLRGNQLRIAHTEYDLVVEDIAKLMANMFRADKNTGNDEEFSKKLVILDENEMSHLLCGFPNLIGVGREIPAVYVSVLLQQDAVCPYIDVAQEYGLSGDVCPMPEAEVGVSIDDDYPIFGACAIQCNTTCDGSLMGNGVIARRLEGEHGIPCFQLAAPIRHTEEGVQEYAAQEIRNAIKFIEDCTGETWDWDAYFACAKRFNAETRERMEWLDLSTTEYPQVIGANLALYTETVYMAIGGKVPAFLEADKKITRLAMESYRKKEMIVPEYRHRAIIWGVQAQYYTDFLPWLQNCWGILPLVDMLSLVSTKMISEDDPEQAIYDMAHLYENMIMRNRTHGGYKVLLDDLWRFCEQFHADMVILWEHMSCKALDGMHGLFEEQAREHGIRLIWAVHDLMDPRVVPRASLRQDVNRYMRSVLREEPLDPSLEEIDDAASW; this is encoded by the coding sequence ATGGGCAGGAAAATCGGAAGTGAACGGCTGGGAGATTTGTACCGGCCAGGGAAAAAGGTCCGCAGGCGCCGGGAATGGCGGGGCGTGAAAGACACCCTTTACGATTACAGCCGCTGGCTTCATACCATGGGCGTCCTGGGGAAATTCATGCTGAATAAAAACAATGTGAAAGCATTTTTCCGGTACCGCTGGATGCTGAATTATCTGGCTGTTCCCATGATGGTGGACCGGCACACGGCGGGCCTTCGGGGAAATCAGCTCCGGATTGCCCACACGGAATATGATCTGGTGGTAGAAGATATTGCAAAGCTGATGGCAAACATGTTCCGTGCCGATAAAAATACTGGAAACGATGAGGAATTTTCAAAAAAACTGGTTATCCTGGATGAAAATGAAATGTCCCATCTGCTGTGCGGTTTTCCCAATCTTATCGGCGTGGGCCGGGAGATTCCCGCAGTGTATGTAAGTGTGCTGCTGCAGCAGGACGCAGTGTGTCCTTACATAGATGTGGCGCAGGAATACGGTCTTTCCGGGGATGTATGCCCCATGCCGGAGGCGGAAGTGGGCGTGTCCATTGACGATGATTATCCCATTTTCGGCGCCTGCGCCATCCAGTGCAACACCACCTGCGACGGCAGTCTGATGGGAAACGGCGTAATAGCCAGAAGACTGGAAGGAGAACATGGCATTCCCTGTTTCCAGTTAGCGGCCCCTATCCGCCATACGGAAGAAGGCGTGCAGGAATATGCGGCTCAGGAAATCCGCAATGCCATTAAATTTATTGAAGACTGTACCGGGGAGACCTGGGACTGGGACGCATATTTTGCATGTGCGAAACGATTTAATGCGGAGACAAGAGAACGGATGGAATGGCTGGATTTAAGTACCACGGAATATCCCCAGGTCATCGGGGCAAATCTGGCCTTGTATACGGAGACGGTGTACATGGCCATCGGCGGAAAAGTGCCGGCCTTTCTGGAGGCAGACAAAAAGATTACCCGGCTGGCCATGGAGTCTTACAGGAAGAAAGAAATGATTGTGCCGGAGTACCGCCACCGGGCCATTATATGGGGCGTGCAGGCCCAGTATTATACGGATTTCCTGCCCTGGCTGCAGAACTGCTGGGGAATTCTGCCCCTGGTGGATATGCTGAGTCTGGTGTCCACGAAAATGATTTCCGAGGACGACCCGGAGCAGGCCATTTACGATATGGCCCATCTCTACGAAAATATGATTATGCGCAACCGTACCCACGGAGGATATAAGGTGCTGCTGGATGATCTGTGGAGATTCTGCGAGCAGTTCCATGCGGATATGGTTATCCTGTGGGAGCACATGAGCTGTAAAGCCCTGGACGGAATGCACGGGCTGTTTGAAGAACAGGCCAGAGAACACGGTATCCGGTTAATCTGGGCGGTACACGATTTGATGGATCCCCGCGTGGTGCCAAGGGCGAGTCTCAGACAGGACGTAAACCGTTATATGCGAAGCGTGCTGCGGGAAGAACCGCTGGACCCAAGCCTGGAAGAAATCGACGATGCCGCCTCCTGGTAA
- a CDS encoding AAA family ATPase, whose translation MAAKILAVAGKGGVGKTSLAAAMVKVLVSSFPEKKILAIDADPAVGLSTALGLETKVTVDDIRREVVAQAERGDAAGAIELLGEARYRIFDALVEQDGFSFIAVGRPEAAGCYCKINSYLKEVIGILSGNFDYIVIDGEAGIEQINRRVMEKVTHLLLITDSSRKGTQVVQTIRKVADELVMYEEAGVIFNRLPSPEAASYMDVGNLPVLARIQDDRALTEFDLKGENVFYLPEDAPIVRGVRAALEKIHILERV comes from the coding sequence ATGGCTGCGAAAATTCTGGCAGTAGCCGGGAAAGGAGGCGTGGGAAAAACGTCCCTGGCGGCTGCAATGGTGAAAGTGCTGGTGTCTTCTTTTCCTGAAAAAAAGATACTGGCTATTGACGCGGATCCGGCAGTGGGACTTTCCACTGCCCTGGGTCTGGAGACAAAAGTGACGGTGGACGATATCCGCAGAGAGGTAGTGGCTCAGGCGGAACGCGGGGACGCCGCAGGAGCCATTGAACTCCTGGGAGAAGCAAGGTACCGGATTTTTGACGCACTGGTGGAGCAGGACGGGTTTTCTTTTATCGCAGTAGGAAGACCGGAAGCGGCAGGGTGCTACTGTAAGATTAACAGTTATCTGAAAGAAGTAATCGGGATTCTTTCCGGAAATTTTGACTATATTGTGATTGACGGAGAAGCCGGGATTGAACAGATTAACCGGCGTGTAATGGAAAAGGTGACCCATTTGCTTCTGATTACGGATTCCAGCAGAAAAGGGACCCAGGTGGTGCAGACTATACGGAAAGTAGCGGATGAACTGGTGATGTACGAGGAAGCCGGGGTGATTTTCAACCGCCTGCCTTCTCCGGAAGCAGCCTCTTATATGGATGTGGGAAATCTTCCGGTTCTGGCCAGAATACAGGATGACAGGGCACTGACAGAATTTGATTTAAAAGGAGAAAACGTATTTTACCTGCCGGAGGATGCGCCCATTGTCCGGGGCGTCCGGGCGGCCCTGGAGAAGATACATATCCTGGAGCGTGTTTGA
- the tnpA gene encoding IS200/IS605 family transposase, producing the protein MENYRKSAHCTYDIKYHLVWITKYRKPVITGKIAIRTRELIRIICQSNEVEILAGHVGNDHIHLLVSVPPHLSASKLVQYIKGNTSRKLQMEYKELNKQFWGQHLWARGYFVASSGNVTDEIIKEYIKNQDLQERSNSDNFEIG; encoded by the coding sequence ATGGAAAATTACAGAAAGTCAGCACATTGCACATACGATATCAAGTACCATTTAGTCTGGATAACAAAATATCGAAAACCAGTGATAACAGGAAAAATAGCGATAAGAACAAGAGAACTCATCAGAATCATCTGCCAGAGCAATGAAGTAGAAATACTGGCAGGACATGTTGGAAATGACCATATCCATCTGTTGGTATCCGTTCCGCCGCATTTGTCAGCGAGTAAGTTGGTACAGTATATAAAAGGGAATACGTCGCGAAAATTGCAGATGGAATATAAAGAATTAAATAAGCAATTCTGGGGTCAACACTTGTGGGCAAGAGGCTATTTTGTAGCAAGCAGTGGAAATGTAACAGATGAAATCATCAAGGAGTATATCAAGAATCAAGATCTGCAAGAGAGGAGCAATTCTGATAACTTTGAGATAGGATAA
- a CDS encoding transposase: MESADSIRFLYRHFLSKLTDKSLNAFYYACSYAKVDYSRFMNATASMALKLIPKSLETQPVFLCMDDTIVPKYGKKFEDVSKLFDHSAHNGSGYLNGHCFVSVMLCVPMWDKGKIVYQAFPLSYRMWQKEESKLKLAASMVRQAMPELQEKANVIILCDSWYTKGDLVSVVDEYPNLGLIGNARYDSVLYDLAPQPTGKRGRPAKHGKRLSAEKDFTLSDEKIGGYYIGMRRVLTNIFGTREVFAYVTATEKEGGSRRLFFSTVFPTQLQIFCAWQEKTPLNQTGSAWMDYIPLFLYSFRWKIEVSYYEQKTFWSLCSYMVRSRKGIEMLVNLINIAYCAMKLLPYQDEAFSKYRRESAQDFRFVLSERIRQEVFFATFVKKSESIIKSSALMRALKYLVQQKERYL; this comes from the coding sequence CTGGAGTCAGCGGATTCCATCCGTTTCCTTTACAGACATTTCCTGTCAAAGCTAACAGATAAATCCCTGAATGCCTTTTACTATGCCTGCTCCTATGCCAAAGTGGATTATTCCAGGTTTATGAATGCAACAGCATCTATGGCATTGAAACTAATCCCGAAATCCTTAGAGACGCAGCCCGTTTTTTTATGCATGGATGATACCATTGTTCCCAAATATGGAAAGAAATTTGAGGATGTCTCAAAACTCTTTGACCATTCCGCGCACAACGGCAGCGGCTACCTGAATGGGCACTGCTTTGTAAGTGTCATGCTCTGTGTGCCAATGTGGGATAAAGGCAAGATTGTTTACCAGGCGTTTCCGCTTTCCTACCGTATGTGGCAGAAAGAAGAGTCAAAATTAAAGCTGGCTGCTTCCATGGTACGCCAGGCCATGCCTGAATTACAGGAAAAGGCGAATGTCATTATCCTATGCGACAGCTGGTATACAAAAGGGGATCTGGTTTCTGTCGTGGATGAATACCCAAACCTTGGCCTAATCGGAAATGCAAGGTATGACTCTGTCCTTTATGACCTTGCCCCGCAGCCGACCGGAAAAAGGGGCAGGCCTGCAAAACATGGGAAACGTCTTTCGGCGGAAAAAGATTTTACACTTTCGGATGAAAAAATAGGCGGTTATTATATTGGGATGCGCCGTGTCCTTACAAATATTTTCGGCACAAGGGAAGTTTTTGCCTATGTGACAGCCACAGAGAAGGAAGGCGGTTCCAGGCGCCTGTTCTTCAGTACGGTTTTCCCCACACAGCTGCAGATTTTTTGTGCATGGCAGGAAAAGACCCCCCTGAACCAGACGGGGAGTGCATGGATGGATTACATCCCCTTGTTCCTGTACTCATTCAGATGGAAGATAGAAGTCAGCTATTACGAACAGAAAACCTTCTGGTCACTATGCAGCTATATGGTGCGCAGCCGGAAAGGGATTGAAATGCTGGTTAATCTGATCAACATAGCTTATTGTGCGATGAAACTGCTGCCATATCAGGATGAAGCATTTTCAAAGTACCGTAGGGAAAGCGCACAGGATTTCAGGTTTGTGCTCAGCGAGCGGATCAGGCAGGAGGTATTTTTTGCCACTTTCGTGAAAAAGAGCGAAAGTATAATAAAATCATCTGCCCTTATGAGAGCCTTAAAATACCTTGTTCAGCAAAAGGAGCGCTATTTATAA
- a CDS encoding acyl-CoA dehydratase activase, with the protein MRYFGGCDSGSTYTKCVIIDETGKMAANVTLKSRINSVLSAQAALDEAIEQVEELESAKDLAYLVGTGYGRNKVPFADENISEISCHAMGVHVADPTVRSIIDIGGQDVKGIAVDTDGTVQNFAMNDKCAAGTGRFFEAMAKAFEMDLPEFSKLALKAKNVIPITSQCTVFAESEVISLVGEGKPMDEIAAGIELSVAKRCFVMSKKAGAVDRITLTGGCAKNEGLKAAIEKVLKLKVIELPVDPQLIGALGAAEFARQKGMGKGDRI; encoded by the coding sequence ATGAGATATTTTGGAGGCTGCGATTCAGGCAGTACCTATACCAAATGTGTGATTATAGATGAAACCGGAAAAATGGCGGCAAATGTCACCCTGAAAAGCCGTATCAATTCTGTGCTGAGCGCACAGGCGGCCCTGGATGAAGCCATAGAACAGGTAGAAGAACTTGAGAGCGCCAAAGATCTGGCTTATCTGGTGGGAACCGGATACGGAAGAAATAAAGTTCCGTTTGCTGATGAAAATATTTCAGAGATTAGCTGTCATGCCATGGGCGTCCATGTGGCAGACCCTACGGTCAGATCCATTATTGATATTGGAGGACAGGATGTAAAGGGAATTGCTGTGGATACCGACGGAACCGTACAGAATTTTGCCATGAACGACAAATGTGCGGCAGGAACCGGGCGGTTCTTTGAAGCCATGGCAAAGGCCTTTGAGATGGATTTGCCGGAATTTTCAAAACTGGCCCTGAAGGCGAAAAACGTCATTCCCATTACCTCCCAGTGCACGGTGTTTGCCGAAAGTGAAGTAATTTCCCTGGTAGGGGAAGGAAAGCCCATGGACGAGATTGCGGCGGGCATTGAGCTGTCCGTGGCAAAACGGTGCTTCGTTATGTCCAAAAAGGCGGGAGCGGTGGACAGAATCACCCTGACAGGCGGATGTGCCAAGAACGAAGGGCTGAAAGCCGCCATTGAAAAAGTACTGAAGCTGAAGGTCATTGAACTCCCCGTGGACCCTCAGTTAATCGGAGCCCTTGGAGCGGCAGAATTTGCCAGACAAAAGGGAATGGGTAAGGGGGACAGAATATGA
- a CDS encoding 2-hydroxyacyl-CoA dehydratase family protein translates to MKDLKHLYEFERLLEEANNDLVRKAQEEGKICIGTVCSLVPEVLLELPGVFTVRLRAPRTGSMDMGTYYMTSFLCEYSRALLERAIEGGYQFLDGLIAPDACSMINRAVENMELLNTMSKEKFFYRYMEIPMKADDNGLSVYVSECRSKILEPLHEIYGIDISEEALEQAVENHNKICRLLTEIGDFRKEENPRITGYEYHMLTLASYVCPKDMLMDMLEETLEELKAREPDDRKQFRARVMVAGSEIDDVDMIKLIEEAGALVVADRFCFGALPGREEIPLNQKEDVLTQVCRHYMYASQCARYMNREKIQGRRLYVNQLAEEYHADGIIYEQMKFCDYWAYERMVGTHVLREEYGYPVLSVDRPYAVGSSGQLRTRVQAFVESIEIKKLRKSRGGEK, encoded by the coding sequence ATGAAAGATTTAAAACATTTATATGAGTTTGAACGGTTGCTGGAGGAGGCCAATAACGATTTGGTTCGCAAAGCCCAGGAAGAGGGGAAAATCTGTATTGGAACTGTATGCAGCCTGGTGCCGGAAGTGCTGCTGGAGCTTCCGGGAGTCTTTACCGTCCGGCTTCGGGCGCCCAGAACAGGTTCCATGGATATGGGTACCTATTATATGACCAGTTTTCTGTGCGAATACAGCAGGGCCCTGCTGGAGCGGGCCATTGAGGGCGGTTATCAGTTCCTGGACGGTCTGATTGCGCCGGACGCCTGCTCCATGATTAATCGGGCGGTGGAGAACATGGAACTTCTGAACACCATGTCCAAAGAAAAGTTTTTCTACCGTTATATGGAGATTCCCATGAAAGCCGACGATAACGGACTGTCTGTGTATGTGTCGGAATGCAGGAGTAAGATTCTTGAGCCCCTTCATGAGATATACGGCATTGATATTTCAGAAGAAGCCCTGGAGCAGGCAGTGGAGAATCACAATAAGATCTGCCGGCTGCTCACGGAAATCGGAGATTTCCGGAAAGAAGAAAATCCCCGGATTACAGGATATGAATACCACATGCTCACACTGGCTTCCTATGTATGCCCCAAAGACATGCTGATGGATATGCTGGAAGAAACCCTGGAGGAGTTAAAGGCCAGAGAGCCCGACGACCGGAAACAGTTCCGGGCCAGAGTGATGGTGGCAGGTTCGGAGATTGACGATGTGGATATGATAAAGCTCATAGAAGAAGCGGGAGCGCTGGTGGTGGCAGACCGGTTCTGTTTCGGAGCACTGCCGGGCCGGGAGGAGATTCCCCTGAATCAGAAAGAAGATGTGCTGACACAGGTGTGCCGCCATTACATGTATGCCAGCCAGTGCGCCCGTTACATGAACCGGGAGAAGATTCAGGGAAGGCGTCTCTATGTAAATCAGCTTGCCGAAGAATACCATGCGGACGGAATCATTTATGAGCAGATGAAATTCTGCGATTACTGGGCCTACGAGCGGATGGTGGGCACCCATGTACTGCGGGAGGAATACGGATATCCGGTACTTTCCGTAGACCGGCCTTATGCGGTAGGCAGTTCCGGCCAGCTTCGGACACGGGTACAGGCCTTTGTGGAAAGTATCGAAATCAAAAAGCTGCGGAAAAGCAGGGGAGGTGAGAAGTAA
- a CDS encoding metallophosphoesterase, translating to MIYITGDTHGEFGRIEAFCRRFGTCREDVMVILGDAGINFSGGIRDMRKKEFLEALPITVFAIHGNHERRPQAIEGYQEKVWRGGVVYQEEEYPNLLFAKDGEVFDLDGKQAIVMGGAYSIDKMVRLMYGYGWWPDEQPSEEVKRYVERRLDKLGWKVDVVLSHTVPLKYEPVEVFMAGVDQSKVDKSTEEWLDGIEDRLDYGKWYCGHYHTEKKIDRVEIMFENFGVFCGKHG from the coding sequence ATGATCTACATAACGGGGGATACCCATGGGGAGTTTGGGCGGATTGAGGCTTTCTGCAGGCGGTTCGGGACCTGCAGGGAGGATGTGATGGTTATTCTGGGGGACGCCGGGATTAATTTCAGCGGGGGAATCCGGGATATGAGGAAGAAGGAGTTTTTGGAAGCTCTGCCGATTACGGTTTTTGCGATCCATGGGAACCATGAGCGGAGACCGCAGGCCATTGAAGGATATCAGGAGAAGGTGTGGCGCGGGGGTGTGGTGTACCAGGAAGAAGAGTATCCGAATCTGCTGTTTGCGAAGGATGGGGAAGTGTTTGACCTAGACGGGAAGCAGGCCATTGTCATGGGCGGGGCTTATAGTATTGATAAGATGGTCCGGCTTATGTATGGGTATGGGTGGTGGCCGGATGAGCAGCCTTCGGAGGAGGTTAAGAGGTATGTGGAGCGCCGGCTGGATAAGCTGGGGTGGAAGGTGGATGTGGTGTTGAGCCATACGGTGCCGCTGAAATATGAGCCGGTGGAGGTGTTTATGGCCGGGGTGGACCAGAGTAAGGTGGATAAGTCTACGGAGGAATGGCTGGATGGGATTGAGGATAGATTGGATTATGGGAAGTGGTATTGTGGGCATTATCATACGGAGAAGAAGATTGACAGGGTGGAGATAATGTTTGAGAATTTTGGGGTGTTTTGTGGTAAGCATGGGTAA
- a CDS encoding carbon monoxide dehydrogenase, translated as MMKLYDDVLREVLAGLEAYPARRLNKHGESCWKNTGKEAMILRSDMAYELGGGTLPALGSTILTTNQELVPEDEILLYGKDLGEIRKDWPYARIAAVRMKQGSLGEGNELYNRIRNLEYIRYRLFPEGFMMRVSAAQEREAVRVGRQALRKGLGFAQVGSMFLAAYHKNRDVEAVKLMFVTRPEFPWAELEARLKKSEQITKAIDHVLKNLSMDCNACSLKQICDEVEGLKELHRNSYSG; from the coding sequence ATGATGAAACTGTATGACGACGTGCTGCGGGAAGTACTGGCAGGACTGGAAGCATATCCGGCCCGGAGGCTGAATAAGCATGGAGAGAGCTGCTGGAAAAATACGGGCAAAGAGGCCATGATTCTTCGCAGCGATATGGCTTATGAACTGGGCGGAGGCACACTTCCGGCCCTGGGGAGCACCATACTTACCACGAATCAGGAACTGGTGCCGGAGGATGAAATCCTGCTGTACGGAAAAGACCTGGGAGAAATCCGTAAAGACTGGCCTTATGCCAGAATTGCGGCGGTACGCATGAAACAGGGCAGCCTGGGAGAAGGCAATGAGCTGTACAACCGTATACGGAACCTGGAGTACATCAGATACCGCCTGTTTCCCGAAGGGTTTATGATGCGGGTTTCCGCCGCGCAGGAGCGGGAGGCGGTGCGGGTGGGCAGACAGGCCCTCCGGAAAGGACTGGGCTTTGCCCAGGTGGGCAGTATGTTTCTGGCAGCATATCATAAGAACAGGGATGTGGAAGCGGTAAAATTAATGTTTGTCACCAGACCGGAATTTCCCTGGGCAGAGCTGGAAGCCCGGTTAAAAAAATCAGAACAGATTACAAAAGCAATAGATCATGTACTGAAAAATCTTTCCATGGACTGCAACGCCTGCAGTTTGAAGCAGATTTGCGATGAAGTGGAAGGACTGAAGGAATTACACCGAAACAGTTACAGCGGATGA